In Microbulbifer salipaludis, a genomic segment contains:
- a CDS encoding carboxy terminal-processing peptidase — MLSNRIAALISGLSFSLLVLVSPVSLADNEDLKPHEDQGATAREIVSKLEMLHYNKLKVGDEMSTGLWDEYIDGLDPTKSYFLASDISEFRQWRNKLDDDLKAGNVDRGFEIYNRYRLRISDRLNNILSQLENGLPKFDFTKDEFLELDREKSEWPQSISAADDLWRKRLKSSVLNLRLTGKSDDEIADLLKRRYKGQLKRLSQQNSDDVFELYMNSLTRLYDPHSNYLSPRSLENFNMSMSLSLEGIGAVLQMEDEYTKVARLVAGGPADRTGKIKPNDKIVAVGQDEEGEMVDVVGWRLDDVVDLIRGSAGTFVRLETIPTGGDGTHRTILIKRSKVKLEDQAAKKAIFEFSDGEENFKVGVINLPTFYIDFEAYRRRDPNYKSTTRDVARLLDELQKEGVDGIILDLRNNGGGSLQEATMLTDLFIDQGPVVQIRHANEQISRHNRSRSRAMYRGPLVVLINRLSASASEIFAGAIQDYNRGLVVGNQSFGKGTVQTMAPLKDGQLKITQSKFYRVSGDSTQHAGVSPDISMPQLIDSDSVGESAYDTALPWDRIHAVRHAKYFNLKEMVPDLIRKHDKRTESDPDFIYLRAQFDHQTERANRKSVSLNEQARIQEREQMNQEMLALENRRREAKGLEPYESFEALEKSESEDVEPVGGPVEITLEDDPVLNEAGYIMADFIGLKKRASSPQVANFD, encoded by the coding sequence ATGCTTAGCAATCGAATAGCCGCACTGATTTCCGGCCTTTCCTTCTCTCTCCTGGTACTGGTTTCGCCAGTTTCCCTGGCCGACAACGAAGATCTCAAGCCGCACGAAGACCAGGGTGCCACGGCCCGTGAGATAGTCAGCAAGCTCGAGATGCTGCACTACAACAAGCTCAAGGTGGGCGACGAAATGTCCACCGGGCTGTGGGACGAGTACATCGATGGTTTGGATCCGACCAAAAGTTATTTTCTGGCATCCGATATCAGCGAGTTCCGTCAGTGGCGCAACAAGCTGGATGACGATCTCAAGGCCGGCAACGTGGACCGCGGTTTCGAGATCTATAACCGCTACCGCCTGCGCATATCTGACCGCCTGAACAACATTCTCTCCCAGCTGGAAAACGGGCTGCCGAAGTTCGACTTCACCAAGGATGAGTTTCTGGAGCTCGATCGCGAAAAGAGCGAATGGCCCCAGTCCATCAGCGCCGCGGACGACCTGTGGCGCAAGCGCCTCAAGTCAAGCGTGCTGAACCTGCGCCTGACCGGCAAGAGTGATGATGAGATCGCTGACTTGCTGAAGCGCCGCTACAAAGGTCAGCTCAAGCGCCTCAGCCAGCAGAATTCAGACGACGTGTTTGAGCTGTATATGAACTCCCTCACCCGCCTGTACGATCCGCACAGCAATTATCTTTCTCCGCGCTCGCTGGAAAACTTCAACATGAGTATGTCGCTGTCCCTTGAGGGCATTGGCGCTGTGTTGCAGATGGAAGATGAATACACCAAGGTTGCGCGCCTGGTGGCCGGCGGTCCGGCGGATCGCACCGGCAAGATCAAGCCGAACGACAAAATCGTGGCCGTTGGCCAGGATGAAGAAGGCGAGATGGTCGATGTTGTGGGCTGGCGCCTCGACGACGTGGTCGACCTGATTCGCGGCTCGGCGGGCACCTTTGTACGCCTTGAAACCATCCCAACCGGTGGCGACGGTACCCATCGCACCATCCTGATCAAGCGCAGCAAGGTAAAACTCGAAGACCAGGCGGCAAAGAAAGCCATCTTTGAGTTCTCCGACGGCGAGGAAAACTTCAAGGTGGGGGTGATCAACCTGCCGACCTTCTACATCGACTTTGAAGCCTACCGACGCAGAGACCCGAATTACAAAAGCACCACCCGCGACGTGGCGCGTTTGCTGGACGAACTGCAGAAAGAAGGCGTCGACGGCATTATTCTTGACCTGCGCAACAACGGCGGCGGCTCCCTGCAGGAAGCCACCATGCTTACCGACCTGTTTATCGACCAGGGTCCGGTGGTGCAGATCCGGCATGCCAACGAGCAGATTTCCCGCCACAACCGCTCGCGCTCGCGCGCCATGTACCGCGGCCCGCTGGTTGTCCTGATCAACCGCCTCTCGGCGTCGGCCTCGGAGATTTTTGCCGGTGCCATTCAGGACTACAACCGTGGTCTGGTGGTGGGCAATCAGTCTTTCGGTAAAGGTACGGTGCAGACCATGGCCCCCCTCAAAGACGGCCAGCTGAAAATTACCCAATCCAAGTTCTATCGTGTATCCGGCGACAGCACCCAGCACGCGGGTGTATCACCGGACATCAGCATGCCTCAGCTGATCGATAGCGACAGCGTTGGCGAGAGTGCGTACGACACCGCCCTGCCCTGGGATCGTATTCACGCCGTTCGCCACGCGAAGTATTTCAACCTGAAAGAAATGGTGCCTGACCTGATACGCAAGCATGACAAGCGCACCGAATCCGACCCGGACTTCATTTACCTGCGGGCACAATTCGATCATCAGACCGAGCGCGCCAATCGCAAGTCCGTGTCCCTGAATGAACAGGCTCGTATTCAGGAGCGCGAACAAATGAATCAGGAAATGCTCGCGCTGGAAAATCGTCGCCGTGAGGCCAAGGGGCTCGAACCCTATGAGAGCTTTGAGGCGCTGGAGAAGAGCGAGTCGGAAGATGTCGAGCCCGTGGGCGGTCCCGTGGAAATCACCCTGGAGGACGACCCGGTGTTGAATGAAGCGGGCTACATCATGGCGGACTTTATCGGCCTAAAAAAGCGCGCTAGCTCACCGCAGGTCGCCAACTTCGACTGA
- the xthA gene encoding exodeoxyribonuclease III — MKVVSFNVNSIRARLHQMEALVESQSPDIIGLQETKVTDEDFPVDVIRDLGYEVIYFGQKTHYGVALLSRFPFIKKQYGFPTDPEDAQRRMVVGQFDIGADQPLTVLNGYFPQGENREHPLKFPAKRKYYADLESYLNTECDNQAPVLLIGDMNISPTDLDIGIGEANRKRWLRDGKCSFLPEEREWLQKIHDWGLVDTFRAQNPETDDLFSWFDYRSRGFDREPRRGLRIDLIMASKVLADKCVATGIDYDIRGMERPSDHAPVWAEFDI, encoded by the coding sequence ATGAAAGTAGTATCCTTTAACGTCAATAGTATTCGCGCGCGCCTGCACCAGATGGAGGCGCTGGTCGAAAGCCAGTCCCCCGATATTATCGGGCTGCAGGAAACCAAAGTGACCGACGAAGACTTCCCTGTCGACGTCATTCGCGACCTGGGCTACGAAGTCATTTACTTCGGCCAGAAGACCCACTACGGCGTTGCCCTGCTCTCCCGCTTCCCGTTCATCAAGAAACAATATGGATTCCCCACTGATCCGGAAGATGCACAGCGTCGCATGGTGGTCGGGCAGTTTGATATCGGTGCAGATCAGCCTCTCACCGTGTTGAACGGCTACTTTCCCCAGGGGGAAAACCGCGAGCATCCATTAAAGTTTCCAGCCAAGCGAAAGTACTACGCGGACCTCGAGAGCTACCTGAATACCGAGTGCGACAATCAGGCACCCGTGCTGTTGATTGGCGACATGAATATCTCCCCTACGGATCTCGACATTGGTATCGGGGAAGCCAATCGCAAACGCTGGCTGCGCGATGGCAAGTGCAGCTTCCTGCCGGAAGAGCGTGAGTGGCTGCAAAAAATCCACGACTGGGGGCTGGTGGATACCTTCCGTGCCCAGAACCCGGAGACTGACGACCTGTTTAGCTGGTTCGACTACCGCAGCCGCGGGTTTGACCGGGAGCCGCGCCGCGGCCTGCGTATTGACCTGATTATGGCCTCGAAAGTACTGGCCGATAAGTGCGTTGCCACCGGGATCGATTACGATATCCGCGGTATGGAACGCCCTTCGGACCACGCACCGGTATGGGCAGAGTTCGACATCTGA
- a CDS encoding metalloregulator ArsR/SmtB family transcription factor, producing MNPVAFYKCLADDTRLRSLLLIAHEGELCVCELMEALSLSQPKISRHLAQMRQCALLNDRRQGQWVFYSLNPSLPEWARQVLDTTLAENLPFISDNLQALAQLQQRPAREERCCPSRATNE from the coding sequence TTGAACCCTGTCGCCTTTTACAAATGTCTCGCAGATGACACCCGTCTACGCAGCCTGCTACTGATCGCCCATGAAGGGGAGCTGTGCGTTTGCGAGTTGATGGAAGCGCTTTCACTAAGCCAGCCAAAGATCTCGCGGCACCTGGCGCAGATGCGGCAATGCGCACTGTTGAACGACCGACGGCAGGGCCAGTGGGTGTTCTACAGCCTCAACCCATCACTACCAGAATGGGCCCGGCAGGTTCTGGACACCACCCTTGCGGAAAACTTGCCCTTTATCTCCGACAATCTGCAAGCCCTGGCACAGCTACAGCAACGCCCTGCGCGGGAAGAGCGCTGCTGCCCATCGAGAGCGACCAACGAATGA
- a CDS encoding arsenate reductase ArsC, with translation MKLLFICTHNRCRSILSEAITNHYGQGRLEARSAGSQPSGAVHPLSLQFLAEQGIPTDGLASKSWDDLDGWTPDAVITVCDSAAGEACPIWLNDTVKVHWGLSDPSKLEGSDAHKAEAFRQTIGKIKHRVERMLDARVDEQRGNTLREALTGLSTEEE, from the coding sequence ATGAAGCTTTTGTTTATCTGCACCCACAACCGTTGCCGCAGTATTCTGAGTGAGGCCATCACCAATCACTATGGACAGGGGCGACTGGAAGCGCGCAGTGCGGGCAGCCAGCCCTCCGGTGCGGTACACCCCCTGTCCCTGCAGTTTCTCGCCGAGCAAGGCATTCCTACCGACGGTCTTGCCAGCAAGTCGTGGGACGACCTCGATGGCTGGACGCCCGACGCCGTCATTACCGTGTGCGACAGCGCTGCGGGCGAGGCCTGCCCGATCTGGCTCAACGATACCGTTAAAGTGCATTGGGGATTGTCCGACCCTTCCAAGCTCGAAGGCAGTGATGCGCACAAGGCCGAGGCGTTTCGCCAAACCATTGGAAAAATTAAGCACCGTGTAGAACGGATGCTGGACGCACGCGTCGATGAGCAACGAGGTAATACGTTGCGTGAAGCGCTGACCGGACTGTCTACAGAGGAAGAGTGA
- the arsB gene encoding ACR3 family arsenite efflux transporter → MGIFERYLSLWVGLCILAGLLLGNLAPEVFQAIAGLEVAHVNLPVAIFIWLMIYPMMVQVDFSSIRHVGDKPKGLALTLVVNWLIKPFTMAALGWLFFRVIFADLVDPQTAQEYIAGMILLGVAPCTAMVFVWSQLTRGDANYTLVQVSVNDVIMIFAFAPIAALLLGVSDITVPWDTLLLSVVLYVLLPLIAGVLTRRALDSANDHSRLNAFLAKVKPLSIGGLLATVVLLFGFQAQTIIENPLAIVLIAIPLLIQTYGIFAISYAAARSMQLPHNIAAPACMIGTSNFFELAVAVAISLFGLHSGAALATVVGVLVEVPVMLSLVAFANRTRHWFRENEESYEH, encoded by the coding sequence GTGGGTATTTTTGAACGCTATCTTTCTCTTTGGGTTGGCCTTTGTATTCTCGCAGGGCTTCTGCTCGGCAATCTTGCGCCTGAGGTATTCCAGGCCATTGCGGGCCTCGAAGTTGCCCACGTCAATCTGCCCGTGGCTATTTTTATCTGGCTGATGATCTACCCCATGATGGTACAGGTGGATTTTTCCTCAATCCGCCATGTGGGGGATAAGCCGAAGGGCCTCGCGCTTACCCTGGTGGTGAACTGGCTGATCAAGCCGTTCACCATGGCCGCGTTGGGCTGGCTGTTCTTTCGCGTGATTTTTGCCGACCTTGTGGATCCACAAACGGCACAAGAGTATATCGCCGGCATGATTCTTCTGGGAGTCGCCCCCTGCACGGCCATGGTGTTCGTGTGGAGCCAGCTTACCCGGGGTGATGCGAACTATACGCTGGTGCAGGTCTCGGTCAACGATGTGATCATGATCTTCGCGTTTGCTCCCATCGCAGCACTACTACTGGGCGTCAGCGACATCACCGTGCCGTGGGATACCTTACTGCTGTCGGTCGTGCTGTATGTTCTGCTTCCGCTGATTGCGGGTGTGCTCACCCGCCGTGCACTGGATTCGGCGAATGATCACAGCAGGTTGAATGCATTTTTGGCGAAGGTAAAGCCGCTCTCCATTGGCGGGTTGTTAGCGACGGTTGTACTCCTGTTCGGGTTTCAGGCTCAGACCATCATTGAAAACCCACTCGCCATCGTGCTGATTGCCATTCCATTATTGATCCAGACGTATGGCATTTTTGCCATCAGCTATGCGGCAGCCCGTAGCATGCAGCTGCCGCATAACATTGCGGCACCCGCCTGCATGATTGGTACATCCAATTTCTTTGAGCTCGCGGTCGCTGTCGCCATTTCCCTGTTTGGCCTGCACTCGGGTGCGGCGCTGGCGACGGTGGTTGGGGTGCTCGTCGAGGTTCCGGTCATGTTGTCGCTGGTCGCTTTTGCCAATCGCACCCGCCACTGGTTTAGAGAGAATGAGGAATCCTATGAGCACTGA
- the arsH gene encoding arsenical resistance protein ArsH, which yields MSTDPMPNLDNTCFHLTDHAQLQAPIDDARPKILLLYGSLRKRSFSRLAAEEAQRILEALGAETKIFNPSGLPLPDDADAEHPKVKELRELASWSDGMVWSSPERHGAMTGIMKTQIDWIPLALEGVRPTQGKTLAVMQVCGGSQSFNAVNQMRILGRWMRMVTIPNQSSVPKAWLEFDDDDRMKPSSFYDRIVDVMEELMKFTLLLKDKRDYFTDRYSERKETSDEFRKRIDQRAQGK from the coding sequence ATGAGCACTGACCCGATGCCAAATCTCGATAACACCTGTTTCCACCTGACGGATCACGCGCAGTTGCAGGCACCCATTGACGACGCGCGGCCGAAAATCCTGCTGCTGTATGGATCCTTGCGAAAACGCTCGTTCAGCCGCCTGGCGGCGGAAGAGGCACAGAGAATTCTCGAAGCACTCGGCGCGGAAACCAAAATTTTCAATCCGTCCGGATTGCCACTACCGGATGACGCCGATGCGGAACACCCGAAGGTAAAAGAGCTGCGTGAGCTCGCCAGCTGGAGCGATGGTATGGTGTGGTCATCCCCGGAGCGGCACGGCGCCATGACCGGGATCATGAAAACGCAGATTGACTGGATCCCACTGGCGCTGGAAGGTGTAAGGCCCACCCAGGGAAAGACACTCGCGGTCATGCAGGTGTGCGGTGGCTCCCAGTCGTTCAATGCAGTTAACCAGATGCGCATCCTCGGTCGCTGGATGCGGATGGTTACCATCCCCAACCAGTCATCCGTGCCCAAGGCGTGGCTGGAGTTTGATGATGATGACCGAATGAAGCCGTCTTCCTTCTATGATCGTATCGTGGACGTCATGGAGGAGCTGATGAAGTTCACCCTGCTTTTGAAAGACAAGCGAGACTACTTCACTGATCGGTATTCCGAGCGAAAGGAAACCAGTGACGAATTCCGTAAACGCATCGACCAGCGTGCGCAAGGGAAATAA
- a CDS encoding hybrid sensor histidine kinase/response regulator gives MPLFDHPELKVQKDRRVCRNTDTRIAKYSRRGMLFSLVAFAVAIAISDLRTTHPKLVLVLAIVLVLLTMIRGYYVFRFENLYATGPKRWRHRYFLASTLGAVWWGLIVLCHVFLLGFTPATQFLWIYTVVFCASVASVFSPYHRFLTWFLAGSLVPAAIQGFLAADMLGAIYGVLTLAFVWLMAHQARRESENYWDRVAAMQALQQKASNLAAARKHSDAAVEVTNEFLANVGQEFRSQLSDTLGALALLEGDRLSDRQREWVRLAKNASNQQLKLVDNVGMFTRVARKDIQLRRAPFNLVRTMEKAFKFAARSAQRQRLEFNFQISDDLPVMVTGDNRKTAQLIRNLVDSATVIAQSGELWGEASFEPLSAEEGQLTLKLLDSGDGEILPDESELFGAFSRMDTTQVTTGLGLNIAKGLAEAMGGYLQLHSSADGNRYQVVIKFAIEPNQRIYLQPDRRLQDTDVLVLHQKGLFVSGIVQILQSFGMEVVSKHWDDGSTEPMDHLLQAMDRGQLVVLAPAMGDGRMLSGVTQVIKSTGAAPKKFPLLCLGGYGHKLEFGPLAAIEPEAQYLARPVTRKEFHDAVVIRLFGGIKKASRRIVGSNAEVNRKRKLLLIEESRQHLGVTEEMLQTLGYQVEVVAAVEDALARMPDNNYDLLLVDCQQNTVHSAEIIEQLRHWESEFSPDDRLPIVALTSTTEEQFEGRCLAAGMDDYLTKPLSKDSLAETLERWLGE, from the coding sequence ATGCCGTTATTTGATCACCCCGAACTCAAGGTCCAGAAGGATCGGCGGGTCTGTCGTAACACGGATACGCGTATCGCCAAGTATTCGCGCCGCGGGATGTTGTTCAGCCTGGTAGCCTTCGCGGTAGCGATCGCGATCAGCGACCTCCGTACTACGCACCCAAAATTGGTGCTGGTGCTGGCGATTGTGCTGGTGCTCCTGACCATGATCCGGGGTTACTACGTTTTCCGCTTTGAGAACCTGTATGCGACTGGCCCCAAGCGTTGGCGTCATCGCTATTTTCTGGCCTCCACCCTGGGGGCAGTGTGGTGGGGTCTGATTGTACTCTGTCACGTTTTCCTGCTCGGCTTTACGCCGGCGACACAGTTCCTGTGGATCTACACGGTGGTTTTTTGCGCAAGTGTGGCTTCCGTGTTTTCCCCTTATCACCGTTTTCTCACCTGGTTCCTTGCCGGATCACTGGTGCCCGCTGCCATACAGGGTTTCCTGGCCGCTGACATGCTCGGTGCCATTTACGGTGTACTGACGCTGGCGTTTGTCTGGTTGATGGCCCACCAGGCGCGACGGGAGTCGGAAAACTACTGGGACCGGGTGGCGGCGATGCAGGCGTTACAGCAAAAGGCCAGCAACCTGGCGGCTGCGCGCAAGCACTCAGACGCTGCCGTTGAGGTAACGAACGAGTTTCTGGCCAATGTCGGTCAGGAATTTCGCAGTCAGTTGTCCGATACCCTGGGTGCGTTGGCACTGCTGGAGGGTGACCGGCTGTCTGATCGTCAGCGGGAATGGGTGCGGTTGGCGAAGAATGCCAGCAACCAGCAGTTGAAGCTGGTCGATAATGTGGGGATGTTCACCCGGGTTGCCCGCAAGGACATTCAATTGCGCCGCGCGCCATTCAATCTGGTGCGCACCATGGAGAAAGCGTTCAAATTTGCGGCGCGTTCGGCCCAGCGTCAGCGTCTGGAATTCAATTTCCAGATCAGTGACGATCTGCCGGTAATGGTTACCGGTGACAACCGGAAAACCGCGCAGCTGATCCGCAATCTGGTGGATTCCGCCACGGTTATCGCACAGAGTGGCGAGCTCTGGGGCGAGGCCAGTTTTGAGCCGCTCAGTGCGGAAGAAGGGCAGCTCACGTTGAAGCTCCTGGACAGCGGTGATGGCGAGATTTTGCCGGATGAGTCCGAACTGTTTGGGGCTTTCTCGCGCATGGATACCACGCAGGTCACAACCGGACTCGGGCTGAACATCGCAAAGGGGCTGGCAGAAGCAATGGGCGGTTATCTGCAACTGCACTCTTCTGCGGACGGCAACCGCTATCAGGTGGTGATTAAATTCGCGATAGAACCCAACCAGCGTATTTACCTGCAACCGGATCGCCGGCTGCAGGATACGGATGTTCTGGTTCTTCACCAGAAGGGACTGTTTGTCAGCGGTATCGTGCAGATACTCCAGTCCTTCGGTATGGAAGTGGTCAGCAAGCACTGGGATGATGGCAGTACCGAGCCCATGGACCACCTCCTGCAAGCGATGGATCGGGGACAGCTTGTGGTGCTGGCACCCGCGATGGGTGACGGCCGTATGCTCAGTGGCGTTACCCAGGTGATCAAATCAACCGGAGCGGCGCCCAAAAAATTCCCGCTGCTGTGTCTGGGTGGTTACGGCCACAAACTCGAGTTCGGCCCACTGGCGGCGATCGAGCCTGAAGCGCAGTATCTGGCACGCCCGGTAACCCGCAAGGAATTCCATGACGCGGTGGTAATCCGCTTGTTCGGCGGTATCAAGAAGGCCAGTCGCCGAATTGTGGGCTCCAACGCGGAGGTCAACCGAAAGCGCAAGCTCCTGCTGATTGAGGAATCCCGACAGCATCTAGGGGTGACGGAAGAAATGCTGCAGACACTGGGTTATCAGGTGGAAGTTGTTGCGGCGGTAGAAGATGCGCTGGCGCGTATGCCGGACAACAACTATGACCTGCTGCTGGTAGACTGCCAGCAGAATACCGTACACAGTGCAGAAATTATTGAGCAGCTGCGGCACTGGGAAAGCGAGTTTTCCCCAGACGACCGCTTGCCGATTGTGGCCCTGACCAGTACCACGGAAGAACAGTTTGAAGGGCGCTGCCTGGCGGCCGGTATGGACGACTATCTCACCAAGCCGTTGAGTAAAGACAGTCTCGCGGAAACCCTGGAGCGGTGGCTGGGAGAGTAG
- a CDS encoding DUF2788 domain-containing protein, whose product MSFETFEEYSLVLGIGGLILFMVFIVWDLAKESKAGRFGTFILFIALGLGLLGFVFKTVLVEIMGLGQ is encoded by the coding sequence ATGAGTTTTGAGACGTTTGAAGAGTATTCCCTGGTCCTTGGTATTGGCGGCCTGATCCTGTTCATGGTGTTTATCGTGTGGGATCTGGCGAAAGAGTCCAAGGCCGGCCGCTTTGGTACCTTCATTCTGTTTATCGCGCTAGGTCTAGGTTTACTGGGCTTCGTGTTTAAAACCGTTCTGGTCGAAATCATGGGATTGGGCCAGTAA
- a CDS encoding acetyltransferase, which yields MLLRDAESKHLIDVADIVTLANPYELTVVGRFLWGEEVQDPEVFDKAQLEFLSGEALPRCWHDSRYRDREVRRIKCGTRIEDSDYYQGA from the coding sequence ATGCTGCTTCGCGATGCCGAGAGTAAACACCTGATTGATGTCGCCGACATCGTCACCCTTGCCAACCCTTACGAACTGACAGTGGTCGGACGATTTCTCTGGGGTGAGGAAGTTCAGGACCCGGAAGTGTTCGACAAGGCGCAACTGGAATTCCTGTCTGGCGAAGCGCTGCCACGCTGCTGGCATGACAGCCGTTACCGTGACCGGGAAGTTCGCCGTATCAAATGCGGAACGCGCATCGAGGACAGCGACTACTACCAGGGCGCCTGA